The proteins below come from a single Hyperolius riggenbachi isolate aHypRig1 chromosome 8, aHypRig1.pri, whole genome shotgun sequence genomic window:
- the LOC137528143 gene encoding CCN family member 3-like, which translates to MGSYAALFLILLHVAVALGGRRGCTQVCTCPENPSCPLGPTLDTCGCGCTVCAQGINEECDGFRPCDEKRNLTCDFQLGAKKKQGVCKEREDDSEEATDPSPCNPATEWTPCSKTCGFGNSIRIVYEGESCTPVAERRLCMIRPCMRQYVSANYTVLKSNNVCTHTMRWSKPMHLHYRDCLSRRPLLPKFCGHCSDGRFCSPSLSDTHSVSFVCTHPPRKITRPVMRVRRCNCGGHRRKKGRKEQAEKDVELKEEDRNDIEEDV; encoded by the exons ATGGGATCTTATGCTGCGCTGTTCCTTATTTTATTACATGTGGCggtggcattaggagggaggcgg GGATGCACTCAAGTCTGCACATGCCCTGAGAACCCCAGCTGCCCTCTGGGCCCCACCCTGGACACCTGTGGCTGCGGATGCACAGTGTGTGCCCAGGGTATAAATGAGGAATGCGATGGATTCAGACCCTGCGACGAAAAGAGGAATTTGACCTGTGACTTTCAGCTGGGTGCTAAGAAGAAGCAAGGAGTGTGCAAAG AAAGAGAAGATGATTCAGAAGAAGCTACGGACCCCTCACCCTGTAACCCTGCTACCGAGTGGACCCCCTGCTCAAAGACCTGCGGATTTGGAAACTCGATACGGATAGTCTACGAAGGGGAAAGCTGCACCCCTGTGGCTGAGCGGAGGCTGTGCATGATCAGACCCTGCATGAGGCAGTACGTCAGTGCCAACTACACG GTCCTGAAGTCCAATAATGTCTGCACTCACACCATGCGCTGGTCGAAGCCGATGCACCTGCATTACCGCGACTGCCTGTCCCGACGCCCTCTGCTCCCCAAATTCTGCGGCCATTGCTCTGACGGACGATTCTGCAGCCCTTCGCTGAGCGACACCCACTCTGTGAGCTTTGTGTGCACCCATCCGCCTCGGAAGATCACCCGCCCGGTGATGAGGGTGCGGCGCTGTAACTGCGGAGGGCATCGGAGGAAGAAGGGAAggaaggaacaggcagagaaaGATGTGGAGTTAAAAGAAGAAGACAGAAATGATATTGAAGAAGATGTGTAA